From Aneurinibacillus sp. REN35, a single genomic window includes:
- a CDS encoding DNA translocase FtsK, with protein MKEWLERFKEWLLAEDYVHKEKERNVEAEVETYEEEYEQLEPQVAPIPVSGKHLTIRTANIYPKQTVERDVERRKASKYKKVNHTDQGASVNARTLSKRKRERGNFPFPLIPDDIPIQQHMRAKDAEENTSREQQVPVQPASYPAKTPHEEKEGRREAPRKIGENKRPFRPTEIISPIYGRKRPEEMEEDEPIKEEIPREQAFNTLIHPMEFKQQTKIEVNDAQLQEKHMPVEEKESFPIKGEEERLPSTEADERIARMEREMPPQPQPQQIIADRSSRWEPAAELIEKKEEPAPAPMLLEQKVESTGDQRLLSNFSIQPMREKPVQPEPPQWSGPSTAMPTPIAPIDGIYKRPGLSLLMAPPNVQTEDTEHTNRQREVLATTLHNFNVNAEVIGAVRGPTVTRYEIQPAPGVKVNKITNLIDDIKLSLAARDVRIEAPIPGRSAVGIEVPNEHSEPVFLRSILESKAFEEAASPLTVALGMDIGGEPILADLAKMPHGLIAGATGSGKSVCINSIILSLLYKATPDQVRLLLVDPKVVELAPYNHLPHLVTPVVTDPKQATAALKWAVQEMDSRYEKFAEAGARDISRYNDLMRRAYPDDKEYLMPSIVIIIDELADLMMVAPHDVEEAICRIAQKARACGIHLLVATQRPSVDVITGLIKANIPTRIAFSVSSQIDSRTILDMNGAERLLGRGDMLYLSSGSSKPVRLQGPYVSDDEIESVTAQICGQTEPNYLFEKEDLTQAMMSENTDELFAEVVRFCVENGQASASLLQRNFQVGYNRAARLIDMMEEKGFISGQTGNSKPRDVFLTMAEYEELFNKDAR; from the coding sequence TTGAAAGAATGGCTTGAACGATTCAAAGAATGGCTCCTGGCGGAAGACTATGTACATAAGGAAAAAGAACGCAACGTAGAAGCGGAAGTCGAAACGTATGAAGAAGAATATGAACAGCTCGAACCGCAGGTTGCTCCAATTCCAGTCTCAGGTAAACACCTGACAATCCGCACAGCCAATATTTATCCGAAGCAGACGGTTGAAAGAGATGTAGAGAGGCGTAAAGCTTCCAAATATAAGAAAGTCAATCATACCGATCAAGGGGCTTCTGTGAATGCCCGTACTCTGTCTAAACGGAAGCGGGAGAGAGGCAATTTTCCTTTTCCGCTTATTCCTGATGACATTCCGATTCAACAGCATATGAGAGCAAAGGATGCGGAGGAGAATACGAGCAGAGAGCAGCAGGTTCCTGTGCAGCCCGCCTCTTATCCGGCTAAGACGCCGCATGAAGAAAAAGAGGGGCGAAGAGAAGCACCGCGTAAGATAGGGGAGAATAAGCGACCGTTTCGACCGACAGAGATCATTTCACCTATTTATGGACGTAAGCGTCCGGAAGAAATGGAAGAAGACGAACCTATTAAAGAAGAGATACCAAGAGAACAGGCGTTTAATACACTAATCCATCCAATGGAATTTAAACAGCAGACAAAGATAGAAGTAAATGATGCTCAACTCCAAGAGAAGCATATGCCAGTAGAAGAGAAGGAGTCTTTTCCAATTAAGGGAGAAGAAGAACGCTTGCCTTCTACGGAGGCGGATGAACGTATAGCAAGGATGGAAAGAGAGATGCCGCCGCAACCGCAACCACAGCAGATAATTGCAGACCGTTCTTCAAGATGGGAGCCTGCTGCTGAGCTCATTGAGAAGAAAGAAGAGCCAGCACCAGCACCGATGCTGCTAGAGCAAAAAGTAGAGTCAACAGGCGACCAGCGGCTTCTCTCAAACTTTAGTATACAACCTATGCGTGAGAAGCCCGTACAGCCGGAGCCGCCCCAATGGAGCGGACCGTCTACTGCAATGCCGACACCGATTGCACCAATAGATGGAATCTATAAGCGGCCTGGGCTATCTTTGTTGATGGCTCCACCAAATGTACAGACTGAGGATACAGAACATACGAATCGCCAGCGTGAAGTATTGGCAACTACGCTGCATAACTTTAATGTGAATGCAGAAGTCATCGGGGCCGTACGAGGGCCGACCGTAACCCGCTATGAGATCCAGCCAGCACCCGGTGTAAAAGTTAATAAAATCACGAATCTGATTGATGATATTAAGTTAAGTTTGGCTGCCCGTGATGTTCGGATTGAGGCTCCGATACCAGGCCGTTCTGCGGTGGGCATCGAAGTGCCGAATGAGCATAGCGAACCGGTATTTTTACGTTCTATTCTTGAATCTAAAGCATTTGAGGAAGCAGCATCTCCGCTTACCGTAGCGCTTGGTATGGATATTGGCGGCGAGCCGATCTTGGCTGATCTAGCCAAAATGCCGCACGGTCTGATTGCCGGTGCAACCGGTTCAGGAAAAAGCGTATGTATTAACTCGATTATTTTGAGCTTGTTGTACAAAGCAACACCGGATCAGGTAAGGCTTCTGCTTGTTGATCCAAAAGTGGTGGAACTTGCGCCGTATAATCACCTGCCGCATCTTGTTACGCCGGTTGTTACAGATCCAAAGCAAGCAACTGCTGCACTCAAATGGGCGGTGCAGGAAATGGACAGCCGATATGAGAAGTTTGCTGAGGCCGGTGCACGTGATATTTCTCGTTATAATGATTTGATGCGGCGCGCATATCCGGACGACAAGGAATACCTCATGCCAAGCATTGTCATCATTATTGACGAATTAGCCGACTTAATGATGGTAGCCCCACATGATGTTGAGGAGGCTATCTGTCGAATTGCCCAGAAAGCGCGGGCCTGCGGTATTCACCTGCTTGTTGCAACACAGCGTCCATCCGTCGATGTCATTACAGGCTTAATTAAGGCAAATATACCAACCCGGATTGCTTTCTCGGTATCCTCTCAGATCGACTCCCGTACCATTCTTGATATGAACGGTGCAGAACGTCTGCTTGGGAGGGGCGATATGCTGTACTTGTCGAGCGGAAGTTCCAAGCCTGTTCGCCTTCAAGGACCGTATGTGTCCGATGATGAAATCGAGTCGGTAACAGCGCAGATTTGCGGACAGACAGAACCGAATTATTTGTTTGAAAAAGAAGATTTGACGCAGGCGATGATGTCTGAGAATACGGATGAGTTATTCGCTGAAGTTGTCCGCTTTTGTGTAGAGAACGGTCAAGCATCGGCTTCGCTTCTGCAGCGGAATTTTCAGGTGGGATATAATCGTGCTGCCCGTTTGATTGATATGATGGAGGAGAAAGGGTTTATCTCTGGGCAGACAGGTAATTCTAAGCCGCGTGATGTATTTTTGACGATGGCTGAGTATGAGGAATTGTTCAATAAGGATGCTAGATGA
- the hpaI gene encoding 2,4-dihydroxyhept-2-ene-1,7-dioic acid aldolase, with amino-acid sequence MYQEAKQRLRGSIAPIITPFDEHMNVDTEALKGLIEWHIESGTHGISVTGTTGEPSSLTVEEREVVMETAIKAAEGRVSVVPGTGSTNHAEALHLTKRAQEMGADAAMVIVPYYNKPNQQALYQHFKAIANSVDIPIIVYNIPGRTATNLEVKTLARLAEDCKNIIGVKESNKDFEHINRVLLNCGRDFLLYSGIELLCYPMLAIGGAGHVSATANVTPKEVADLYNLWTNGEVEAAIDLHYKMMPLNDVLFKDTNPGPLKTAMGMMGKINPALRLPMGPPSAELQEEIRQTLASYGLLDEKVGAQG; translated from the coding sequence ATGTATCAAGAAGCAAAACAAAGACTTAGAGGCTCAATCGCGCCGATCATTACGCCATTTGATGAGCACATGAATGTCGATACCGAAGCTTTGAAGGGATTAATCGAATGGCATATCGAGAGCGGTACCCATGGCATTTCGGTTACAGGTACGACGGGAGAGCCGAGCTCTCTAACAGTAGAGGAACGAGAAGTAGTCATGGAGACGGCGATTAAAGCAGCGGAAGGAAGAGTTTCGGTTGTGCCAGGCACCGGCTCTACAAACCATGCGGAAGCACTGCATTTAACAAAGCGTGCACAGGAAATGGGTGCCGATGCGGCCATGGTAATTGTACCGTACTATAATAAACCGAACCAGCAGGCGCTCTACCAGCATTTTAAAGCGATTGCCAATTCTGTAGATATCCCGATTATCGTTTATAACATTCCAGGACGAACAGCGACCAATCTAGAAGTGAAGACGCTTGCCCGCCTTGCGGAAGATTGCAAAAACATAATCGGGGTGAAGGAGTCGAACAAAGATTTCGAGCACATCAACCGGGTATTGCTGAATTGTGGCCGTGATTTCCTGCTTTATTCAGGCATTGAACTGCTTTGCTATCCGATGCTTGCTATCGGAGGAGCGGGACATGTAAGTGCAACTGCAAACGTCACACCGAAAGAAGTGGCTGATCTCTACAATCTGTGGACGAACGGTGAGGTAGAAGCAGCGATAGATCTGCATTATAAAATGATGCCACTCAATGACGTACTCTTTAAGGATACGAACCCTGGACCGCTGAAAACGGCAATGGGTATGATGGGCAAAATCAATCCGGCGCTTCGCCTTCCGATGGGGCCTCCTTCTGCAGAACTGCAGGAAGAGATTCGGCAGACGCTGGCAAGCTATGGACTGTTAGATGAGAAGGTGGGGGCGCAAGGATGA
- a CDS encoding ThiF family adenylyltransferase: MIDTRYSRQLLFAPIGKAGQEKLEISRVTIVGAGALGAVLANHMVRAGVGYVRIIDRDFVEMSNLQRQMLYDEEDAANHIPKAAAAAEKLKRINSRVTIEPVIADITAVNAEELLTNCDLILDGTDNFAIRFLINDVAVKHNIPWVYGGVVSAKGMFTAIRPHITPCLRCFIPEPPTGGETCDTAGVIGPIIHIVASYQAVEGLKLLVGDEKSYNPNLEHMEVWRNMHTRMNMSNKRNPNCPTCGKGHFTFLELSGDEDTITSLCGRDSVQISPTQDQKLNLEVMEQRLARLGDVERNKFLLRFHTEDYVLVIFPNGRVVIQGTDDITMARSLYARYIGS, encoded by the coding sequence ATGATAGATACACGTTATTCAAGACAATTGTTGTTTGCCCCAATCGGCAAAGCAGGACAAGAAAAATTGGAAATAAGCCGAGTAACCATCGTAGGCGCAGGCGCATTAGGTGCGGTACTGGCAAATCATATGGTGCGGGCCGGCGTAGGATACGTACGAATTATTGATCGGGATTTCGTGGAGATGAGCAATCTCCAGCGACAAATGCTATATGATGAAGAAGATGCGGCCAATCATATACCCAAGGCCGCCGCTGCAGCAGAAAAGCTGAAGCGAATCAACAGCCGGGTAACAATTGAGCCTGTTATTGCTGATATTACAGCAGTGAATGCCGAAGAGCTGCTTACAAACTGTGACCTCATCCTTGATGGAACAGATAACTTCGCCATTCGTTTCCTCATTAATGATGTAGCAGTTAAACATAACATTCCGTGGGTGTATGGAGGAGTAGTCAGTGCTAAGGGAATGTTCACGGCTATCCGACCGCATATCACCCCATGCCTCCGCTGTTTTATTCCAGAGCCACCAACCGGAGGCGAGACATGTGATACGGCGGGTGTTATTGGACCGATCATCCATATCGTCGCTTCATATCAAGCTGTCGAAGGGCTTAAGCTGCTCGTTGGTGATGAGAAAAGCTACAATCCAAATCTTGAGCACATGGAAGTCTGGCGCAATATGCATACCCGAATGAATATGTCGAATAAACGAAACCCGAATTGCCCAACCTGCGGAAAAGGTCACTTTACTTTCCTTGAACTATCGGGTGATGAAGATACGATCACCTCCCTTTGTGGACGTGACAGCGTACAGATTAGCCCTACGCAAGATCAAAAGTTGAACTTAGAGGTTATGGAGCAACGGCTCGCACGACTTGGGGATGTAGAGCGAAACAAATTTCTTTTGCGTTTTCATACAGAAGACTATGTCCTCGTCATCTTTCCAAATGGGCGTGTGGTCATTCAAGGAACGGATGATATTACCATGGCTCGTTCACTTTATGCAAGATATATCGGCTCATAG
- a CDS encoding late competence development ComFB family protein: MKVINILEEVAWEVLQEHWDRLAIPCKCEQCKGDIYAIMMNGLPPRYVTTNSGRVFIKLEYMNEQSITNVLCQLARAADTVAAKPSHPTPQYRLSNGAEG; this comes from the coding sequence ATGAAGGTTATAAATATTTTAGAAGAGGTAGCATGGGAGGTACTGCAGGAACATTGGGACCGTTTAGCGATTCCCTGTAAGTGTGAACAGTGCAAGGGAGATATTTATGCCATCATGATGAACGGGCTGCCGCCACGTTATGTAACGACGAATTCGGGGCGTGTGTTCATAAAGCTTGAATATATGAATGAACAGTCAATAACCAATGTGCTGTGCCAACTGGCCAGAGCAGCAGACACCGTAGCAGCCAAGCCTTCTCACCCGACTCCTCAGTATAGGCTTTCGAATGGAGCGGAAGGATAA
- the moaC gene encoding cyclic pyranopterin monophosphate synthase MoaC — protein MSESLTHFNEQQRARMVDITEKQVTERIAVVKSRVVMKPETLTRIKEGRISKGDVLAVAQVAGIMAAKKTSDMIPMCHPLALTGVDIRFTDNNKDTLYIEVTVKTKGMTGVEMEALTAASVTGLTIYDMCKAMDKEMVVGPTYLAKKTGGKSGDFANNMKVNLTFE, from the coding sequence ATGAGTGAATCGCTTACTCATTTTAATGAGCAGCAACGCGCCCGAATGGTTGATATTACCGAGAAGCAGGTTACAGAACGAATCGCTGTCGTAAAAAGCAGGGTCGTCATGAAGCCGGAGACGCTTACTCGAATTAAAGAAGGGCGCATTAGTAAAGGCGATGTATTGGCGGTCGCACAGGTGGCAGGTATCATGGCTGCTAAGAAAACATCCGATATGATACCGATGTGCCATCCCCTCGCATTGACAGGGGTAGACATTCGTTTTACCGATAATAATAAAGATACGCTGTATATTGAAGTTACTGTCAAAACAAAAGGGATGACCGGTGTGGAGATGGAAGCATTGACCGCGGCTTCTGTAACCGGACTTACCATATACGATATGTGCAAAGCGATGGACAAAGAAATGGTTGTCGGCCCGACCTATCTGGCTAAGAAAACCGGTGGTAAGAGCGGAGATTTTGCTAATAATATGAAAGTAAACCTCACGTTTGAATAA
- the hpaE gene encoding 5-carboxymethyl-2-hydroxymuconate semialdehyde dehydrogenase has protein sequence MNKFSIERVLHYIDGRFVEGIAGKAFENINPSNNQVLNEVAEGEAADIHLAVQAARRAFDEGPWRTMSVSKRMHYILRIAELIEANAEELSYLESLDTGLPISQTKKQAARAAENFRFYAEMVKSRMVGEAYQGDEAFINYTIHKPVGVAGLITPWNAPFMLSTWKVAPALATGNTCVLKPAEWSPLTANKLAQIIDESGLPKGVFNVVHGFGETAGASLVAHPDVQLISFTGETKTGSEIIKNGADTLKRCSMELGGKSPAVVFADADFERALDAVVWGIFSFNGERCTANSRLFIQEELYDRFVAALRERITTIVVGDPMDAATEVGPLIHRKHWENVTGYIALAEAEGAQVLSGSIPENLHAGNYVAPTLLLNCTNEMRVAQEEIFGPVLAVIPFRDEAEALRMANDIKYGLAAYVWTNDIKRGHRLAQGIESGMVWVNSQNVRDLRIPFGGSKASGIGREGGHYSFEFYTEMQVVHVATSDHHIPQFGKKKRIETEKAVK, from the coding sequence ATGAACAAGTTCAGCATTGAACGCGTTCTGCACTATATTGATGGCCGATTCGTTGAAGGGATAGCAGGCAAAGCATTTGAGAATATAAATCCATCCAACAATCAGGTGTTGAATGAGGTAGCGGAAGGGGAAGCCGCCGATATCCATCTTGCCGTACAAGCGGCGCGAAGAGCATTCGATGAAGGACCATGGCGGACAATGAGCGTTAGCAAGCGAATGCACTATATTCTGCGAATTGCTGAGCTGATTGAGGCCAATGCCGAGGAGTTATCCTATCTTGAATCGTTGGACACGGGACTTCCGATTAGCCAGACAAAAAAGCAGGCCGCCCGTGCGGCCGAGAATTTCCGCTTTTATGCCGAAATGGTAAAAAGCCGTATGGTTGGTGAGGCCTATCAAGGGGATGAGGCATTTATCAACTATACGATTCATAAGCCGGTGGGTGTTGCAGGACTGATCACCCCGTGGAATGCCCCATTTATGCTTTCTACATGGAAAGTAGCTCCGGCACTTGCCACGGGCAATACATGTGTGCTCAAACCGGCGGAATGGTCACCGCTTACGGCAAATAAATTGGCGCAAATCATCGACGAATCGGGACTGCCCAAAGGTGTGTTTAATGTTGTGCATGGTTTTGGTGAAACGGCGGGCGCTTCGCTTGTAGCCCATCCCGATGTGCAGCTAATTTCCTTCACCGGCGAGACAAAGACAGGCTCGGAAATCATCAAAAACGGTGCGGATACTCTCAAACGCTGCTCGATGGAATTAGGGGGGAAATCACCTGCCGTTGTATTTGCTGATGCGGATTTTGAACGGGCATTAGATGCGGTCGTATGGGGGATATTCTCCTTTAATGGCGAGCGCTGTACCGCAAATTCTCGCCTATTTATCCAGGAAGAACTGTACGATCGATTTGTTGCCGCACTACGGGAGAGGATAACTACTATTGTGGTTGGCGACCCGATGGATGCAGCGACGGAGGTAGGGCCTCTCATTCACCGCAAGCATTGGGAGAATGTGACCGGCTACATCGCCTTAGCGGAAGCGGAAGGAGCACAGGTTCTCAGCGGCAGTATTCCGGAGAATCTCCATGCGGGCAATTATGTAGCACCTACACTTCTTCTAAACTGCACGAATGAGATGAGAGTAGCCCAAGAAGAGATATTTGGTCCAGTGCTGGCCGTGATTCCGTTCCGCGATGAAGCAGAAGCACTTCGGATGGCCAACGACATTAAGTATGGACTGGCTGCTTATGTTTGGACGAATGACATTAAGCGTGGACATCGTCTGGCTCAGGGTATCGAAAGCGGAATGGTATGGGTAAATTCACAAAACGTCAGGGATTTGCGAATTCCGTTCGGCGGCTCTAAAGCGAGTGGCATCGGTCGAGAAGGCGGACACTATAGCTTTGAATTCTATACGGAGATGCAGGTCGTTCATGTAGCGACAAGCGACCATCATATTCCACAGTTTGGTAAAAAGAAGCGAATTGAAACAGAGAAAGCTGTGAAATAA
- the moaA gene encoding GTP 3',8-cyclase MoaA, producing the protein MKKLVDRFGRVHDYLRISVTDRCNLRCVYCMPEEGMEFEPSENILRYEEIAEVVAAVAKMGVRKLRLTGGEPLVRKEIEKLIAMLSAIPGIEDIALTTNAIFLAQKADALKEAGVTRVNVSLDSLRSDRFALITRGGSLKRVLAGLDAAVRVGFSPIKLNVVLMQGQNDDEIEDFIRLSLDKPLQIRFIEYMPIGHNDDGWRKHYLSLDTVFERVKQMGYTYEPAGDVYGNGPADNYRIPGASGTFGLIHPVSDHFCDNCNRLRLTADGNIKPCLYWDDEWNVRPLIGDEQAIQNLFLRAIDAKPENHEMAQALAKESQSHTPTVRRMSQIGG; encoded by the coding sequence ATGAAAAAATTGGTTGATAGATTTGGCCGCGTCCATGATTATTTGCGAATTTCGGTCACTGACCGCTGCAATTTGCGCTGTGTCTACTGTATGCCGGAAGAAGGAATGGAGTTCGAACCGAGTGAGAACATTCTTCGGTATGAAGAAATTGCTGAAGTGGTTGCAGCTGTCGCCAAAATGGGTGTACGCAAGCTGCGTCTGACCGGCGGTGAACCGCTCGTTCGCAAGGAAATTGAAAAATTAATCGCTATGCTGTCCGCAATTCCGGGCATTGAAGATATCGCGTTAACCACCAATGCAATCTTTCTCGCACAAAAAGCGGACGCGCTCAAAGAAGCGGGTGTGACTCGTGTGAACGTTAGTCTTGATTCGCTTCGTTCGGATCGCTTTGCGCTCATTACACGCGGCGGAAGTCTAAAGCGTGTGCTTGCTGGACTAGATGCCGCTGTGCGCGTTGGTTTTTCTCCGATTAAGCTAAATGTTGTGCTTATGCAGGGGCAGAATGATGATGAGATTGAAGACTTCATTCGTCTCTCGTTAGACAAGCCGCTGCAGATTCGGTTTATTGAATACATGCCGATTGGTCATAATGATGATGGCTGGCGCAAGCATTATCTTTCGCTTGATACTGTTTTTGAGCGTGTGAAGCAGATGGGTTATACGTATGAGCCTGCTGGAGATGTATATGGAAACGGACCGGCGGATAACTACCGAATTCCAGGTGCTTCTGGCACATTTGGCCTGATTCATCCAGTAAGTGATCACTTCTGTGATAATTGTAACCGTCTGCGCTTGACAGCCGATGGAAATATCAAGCCTTGCCTGTATTGGGATGATGAGTGGAATGTTCGTCCGTTAATAGGAGATGAGCAGGCTATTCAGAATTTATTCCTGCGTGCGATTGATGCCAAACCAGAAAATCATGAGATGGCCCAAGCGTTGGCGAAGGAATCGCAATCTCATACGCCGACGGTTCGTCGAATGTCGCAAATAGGAGGATAG
- a CDS encoding fumarylacetoacetate hydrolase family protein, whose translation MMHARFVHEGRIVNGTVQGDIIVDTAGREHHSDAIQLWLSPIVPNNMIGLALNYADHAEELGLEKPAEPVLFIKSNSTLIGHKAPVYYPNGATYMHYENELAVVIGREGRNIKHAHAYDYVSGYTIINDVTVRDFVNNFYRPPVRAKGHDTFGPMGPYFVTKEDIPNVENLELRTYVNGELRQCGNTKDLMYSIPDIIEFVSSFMTLEPGDVLLTGTPKGISHVNPGDTMRLEIDGLGALENPVLDGRTTTVAGGESYEQVQH comes from the coding sequence ATGATGCACGCAAGATTTGTTCATGAAGGTCGTATCGTCAATGGCACTGTGCAGGGAGATATAATCGTAGACACAGCGGGTCGGGAGCATCATAGTGATGCGATTCAGCTATGGCTTTCACCAATTGTACCGAATAATATGATCGGTCTTGCGCTTAACTATGCTGACCATGCGGAAGAGCTTGGACTTGAAAAGCCGGCTGAGCCGGTACTATTTATCAAATCAAACAGCACGCTTATAGGCCACAAGGCTCCTGTCTATTATCCAAACGGAGCTACCTATATGCATTATGAAAATGAGCTGGCTGTTGTTATCGGCAGAGAAGGAAGGAACATTAAGCATGCTCATGCTTATGATTACGTGAGCGGATATACGATTATTAATGATGTAACGGTACGTGATTTCGTTAATAATTTTTATCGCCCACCTGTTCGTGCAAAAGGGCACGATACGTTTGGGCCGATGGGGCCGTATTTTGTTACAAAAGAAGACATTCCAAATGTGGAGAATTTGGAGCTTCGTACATATGTAAATGGCGAGCTGCGCCAGTGCGGCAATACGAAGGATTTAATGTATTCCATTCCGGACATTATTGAATTCGTCAGCTCGTTTATGACATTAGAGCCAGGAGATGTTCTGCTTACGGGAACACCGAAGGGCATTTCCCATGTAAATCCAGGTGATACGATGCGCCTTGAAATCGACGGACTTGGAGCGCTTGAAAATCCAGTACTTGACGGTCGTACAACGACAGTTGCTGGAGGTGAGAGCTATGAACAAGTTCAGCATTGA
- a CDS encoding MerR family transcriptional regulator, whose translation MKNSQGKYNIKAVSHLVGITTHTLRAWERRYGMIEPQRTESGHRLYTEEDVATLHWLKEQVEKGLHISKAVEILKARQQGQLHVHPSTLPPSLEQEKEALPLIKKQQERLIKALLSFQEAEAHAIIDQSMALWQPDDVLHHIILPVFIEIGDRWECNTITVAHEHYASHLLNQRIQQLFRYTKVNPAMPRVLTMAGPEEQHTIGITLFSLFLRQHSLDVYSLGANTPLDSVRQIIPELMPQIICISITLEKNIPNLIRLIEDIHTTNPSIMFGVGGRAMDSHNLPQSLKSYYIGNTRKEWEKWLRRILTT comes from the coding sequence ATGAAAAACTCACAAGGAAAATATAATATTAAAGCAGTTTCCCATCTGGTCGGCATCACCACCCATACACTGCGCGCCTGGGAGCGACGTTACGGCATGATTGAACCGCAGCGAACAGAGTCGGGGCATCGTCTCTATACTGAAGAGGACGTGGCTACCCTGCACTGGCTCAAAGAACAAGTAGAGAAGGGACTTCATATAAGCAAAGCCGTTGAAATTCTTAAGGCACGGCAGCAGGGGCAATTACACGTTCATCCGAGTACTCTTCCCCCTTCTTTGGAGCAGGAAAAAGAAGCGCTCCCACTTATCAAAAAACAACAGGAGAGACTCATTAAAGCTCTTCTTTCTTTTCAAGAAGCGGAGGCCCATGCAATTATCGACCAATCCATGGCCTTATGGCAGCCGGATGATGTACTTCACCACATTATCCTTCCTGTATTTATTGAGATTGGCGACCGCTGGGAATGCAATACCATTACAGTAGCACATGAGCACTATGCGAGCCACCTGTTGAATCAGCGCATTCAGCAGCTTTTCCGCTATACTAAGGTCAATCCAGCCATGCCACGAGTTTTGACAATGGCCGGACCTGAAGAGCAGCATACGATTGGAATTACGCTTTTCTCACTTTTCCTGCGCCAGCATAGTCTTGATGTGTATTCTCTTGGCGCCAATACGCCGCTTGATAGCGTACGCCAGATTATTCCTGAACTTATGCCGCAGATCATCTGTATTTCCATTACCCTTGAGAAGAATATTCCAAATCTCATTCGTTTAATTGAGGACATTCATACTACGAATCCTTCAATTATGTTCGGCGTGGGCGGAAGAGCGATGGACAGTCACAACTTGCCCCAGTCCCTTAAATCATATTATATTGGAAATACAAGAAAAGAATGGGAAAAATGGCTGCGTCGAATTCTCACCACATAA
- a CDS encoding GntR family transcriptional regulator, translated as MKKLAISKTQHAYNFIRSGILNGTYGPGHRVIIDQIAKELGLSIIPVREAIRQLESDGLIQYKPYSGAIVSTINETEYADTLSVLAVLEGYATALAAKYLTSADFAELEGLNNQMKEALIAFEFEQFGQFNRQFHHIISEKCGNEYLQEEIKKVMSKIDTLRRSAFTFVPQRARKSVEEHAQIIQLLQEQASFDKIEFITRQHKLNTVNALRNR; from the coding sequence ATGAAAAAGCTAGCGATAAGCAAAACACAGCACGCGTATAATTTTATTCGTTCCGGCATTCTTAATGGAACGTATGGTCCGGGTCACCGGGTCATCATCGATCAGATTGCAAAAGAACTTGGATTAAGTATTATTCCAGTAAGGGAGGCGATTCGACAGCTAGAGTCTGACGGTCTTATCCAATATAAGCCTTATAGCGGTGCGATTGTCAGTACAATTAATGAAACAGAATATGCGGATACTTTGTCTGTATTAGCTGTCCTTGAAGGATATGCGACAGCACTTGCTGCGAAGTATTTGACATCTGCGGATTTTGCGGAACTAGAAGGGCTGAACAACCAGATGAAAGAGGCATTAATTGCTTTTGAGTTTGAACAGTTTGGCCAATTCAATCGGCAGTTTCATCATATCATCAGCGAAAAATGCGGAAACGAGTATTTACAGGAAGAAATTAAAAAAGTGATGAGCAAGATTGATACGCTTCGTCGTTCTGCTTTTACGTTTGTGCCGCAGCGTGCTAGAAAATCAGTGGAAGAACATGCTCAAATTATTCAGTTGCTCCAAGAACAAGCCTCATTTGATAAAATCGAATTCATAACGAGACAGCACAAATTAAATACAGTAAACGCATTGCGTAACCGTTAG